One part of the Prionailurus bengalensis isolate Pbe53 chromosome B2, Fcat_Pben_1.1_paternal_pri, whole genome shotgun sequence genome encodes these proteins:
- the SESN1 gene encoding sestrin-1 isoform X3 — MHALFADSFAALGRLDNITLVMVFHPQYLESFLKTQHYLLQMDGPLPLHYRHYIGIMAAARHQCSYLVNLHVNDFLHVGGDPKWLNGLENAPQKLQNLGELNKVLAHRPWLITKEHIEGLLKAEEHSWSLAELVHAVVLLTHYHSLASFTFGCGISPEIHCDGGHTFRPPSVSNYCICDITNGNHSVDEMQVNSAGNVSVSDSFFEVEALMEKMRQLQECRDEEEASQEEMASRFEIEKRESMFVFSSDDEEVTPARDVSRHFEDTSYGYKDFSRHGMHVPTFRVQDYCWEDHGYSLVNRLYPDVGQLIDEKFHIAYNLTYNTMAMHKDVDTSMLRRAIWNYIHCMFGIRYDDYDYGEINQLLDRSFKVYIKTVVCTPEKVTKRMYDSFWRQFKHSEKVHVNLLLIEARMQAELLYALRAITRYMT; from the exons ATGCATGCTTTATTTGCAGATTCTTTTGCTGCTTTGGGTCGTTTGGATAACATTACATTAGTGATGGTTTTTCACCCACAGTATCTAGAAAGTTTCCTAAAGACTCAACACTATCTACTGCAAATGGATGGGCCATTGCCCCTACATTATCGGCACTACATTGGAATAATG gcTGCAGCAAGACATCAGTGTTCCTACTTAGTGAACCTCCATGTAAATGATTTCCTTCATGTTGGTGGAGACCCCAAATGGCTTAATGGTTTAGAGAATGCTCctcaaaaactacaaaatttaGGAGAACTTAATAAAGTGTTAGCCCATAGACCTTGGCTTATTACCAAAGAACATATTGAG ggacTTTTAAAAGCTGAAGAGCACAGCTGGTCCCTTGCAGAACTGGTACATGCAGTGGTTCTCCTCACACACTATCATTCTCTTGCCTCATTCACATTTGGCTGTGGAATCAGTCCAGAAATTCATTGTGATGGTGGCCACACATTCAGACCTCCTTCTGTTAGTAACTACTGCATCTGTGACATTACAAATGGCAATCACAGTGTGGATGAGATGCAGGTCAACTCAGCAGGAAATGTTTCA GTAAGTGATTCGTTCTTTGAGGTTGAAGCCCTGATGGAAAAGATGAGGCAGTTACAGGAATGTCGAGATGAAGAAGAGGCAAGTCAGGAAGAGATGGCTTCAcgttttgaaatagaaaaaagagagagcatgtttGTCTTCTCTTCAG atgATGAAGAAGTTACACCAGCAAGAGATGTATCTCGTCACTTTGAGGATACTAGTTACGGCTATAAGGATTTCTCTAGACACGGGATGCATGTTCCAACATTTCGAGTACAG gactACTGCTGGGAAGACCATGGTTATTCTTTGGTAAATCGCCTTTATCCAGATGTGGGACAGTTGATTGATGAAAAATTTCACATTGCTTACAATCTTACTTATAATACAATGGCAATGCACAAAGATGTTGATACCTCAATGCTTAGACGGGCTATTTGGAACTATATTCACTGCATGTTTGGAATAAG ATATGATGACTATGACTATGGTGAAATTAACCAGTTATTGGATCGTAGCTTTAAAGTTTATATCAAGACTGTTGTTTGCACTCCTGAAAAGGTTACCAAAAGAATGTATGATAGCTTCTGGAGGCAGTTTAAGCACTCTGAGAAG GTTCATGTTAATCTGCTTCTTATAGAAGCTAGGATGCAAGCAGAACTCCTCTACGCTCTGAGAGCCATTACCCGCTATATGACCTGA
- the SESN1 gene encoding sestrin-1 isoform X2 codes for MRLATTANQAYTASLAVSELLGCKQCGGGRGQDEELGIRIPRPLGHGPSRFIPEKEILQVGSEDAQMHALFADSFAALGRLDNITLVMVFHPQYLESFLKTQHYLLQMDGPLPLHYRHYIGIMAAARHQCSYLVNLHVNDFLHVGGDPKWLNGLENAPQKLQNLGELNKVLAHRPWLITKEHIEGLLKAEEHSWSLAELVHAVVLLTHYHSLASFTFGCGISPEIHCDGGHTFRPPSVSNYCICDITNGNHSVDEMQVNSAGNVSVSDSFFEVEALMEKMRQLQECRDEEEASQEEMASRFEIEKRESMFVFSSDDEEVTPARDVSRHFEDTSYGYKDFSRHGMHVPTFRVQDYCWEDHGYSLVNRLYPDVGQLIDEKFHIAYNLTYNTMAMHKDVDTSMLRRAIWNYIHCMFGIRYDDYDYGEINQLLDRSFKVYIKTVVCTPEKVTKRMYDSFWRQFKHSEKVHVNLLLIEARMQAELLYALRAITRYMT; via the exons GCGGCGGGGGCCGCGGCCAGGACGAG gaaCTTGGAATTAGAATTCCTCGACCACTAGGACACGGACCAAGCAGATTCATCCCAGAAAAGGAG ATTCTCCAAGTGGGAAGTGAAGACGCACAGATGCATGCTTTATTTGCAGATTCTTTTGCTGCTTTGGGTCGTTTGGATAACATTACATTAGTGATGGTTTTTCACCCACAGTATCTAGAAAGTTTCCTAAAGACTCAACACTATCTACTGCAAATGGATGGGCCATTGCCCCTACATTATCGGCACTACATTGGAATAATG gcTGCAGCAAGACATCAGTGTTCCTACTTAGTGAACCTCCATGTAAATGATTTCCTTCATGTTGGTGGAGACCCCAAATGGCTTAATGGTTTAGAGAATGCTCctcaaaaactacaaaatttaGGAGAACTTAATAAAGTGTTAGCCCATAGACCTTGGCTTATTACCAAAGAACATATTGAG ggacTTTTAAAAGCTGAAGAGCACAGCTGGTCCCTTGCAGAACTGGTACATGCAGTGGTTCTCCTCACACACTATCATTCTCTTGCCTCATTCACATTTGGCTGTGGAATCAGTCCAGAAATTCATTGTGATGGTGGCCACACATTCAGACCTCCTTCTGTTAGTAACTACTGCATCTGTGACATTACAAATGGCAATCACAGTGTGGATGAGATGCAGGTCAACTCAGCAGGAAATGTTTCA GTAAGTGATTCGTTCTTTGAGGTTGAAGCCCTGATGGAAAAGATGAGGCAGTTACAGGAATGTCGAGATGAAGAAGAGGCAAGTCAGGAAGAGATGGCTTCAcgttttgaaatagaaaaaagagagagcatgtttGTCTTCTCTTCAG atgATGAAGAAGTTACACCAGCAAGAGATGTATCTCGTCACTTTGAGGATACTAGTTACGGCTATAAGGATTTCTCTAGACACGGGATGCATGTTCCAACATTTCGAGTACAG gactACTGCTGGGAAGACCATGGTTATTCTTTGGTAAATCGCCTTTATCCAGATGTGGGACAGTTGATTGATGAAAAATTTCACATTGCTTACAATCTTACTTATAATACAATGGCAATGCACAAAGATGTTGATACCTCAATGCTTAGACGGGCTATTTGGAACTATATTCACTGCATGTTTGGAATAAG ATATGATGACTATGACTATGGTGAAATTAACCAGTTATTGGATCGTAGCTTTAAAGTTTATATCAAGACTGTTGTTTGCACTCCTGAAAAGGTTACCAAAAGAATGTATGATAGCTTCTGGAGGCAGTTTAAGCACTCTGAGAAG GTTCATGTTAATCTGCTTCTTATAGAAGCTAGGATGCAAGCAGAACTCCTCTACGCTCTGAGAGCCATTACCCGCTATATGACCTGA